One segment of Formicincola oecophyllae DNA contains the following:
- a CDS encoding YdcF family protein, whose translation MNAPLAFLKRLAHGALKTLLAAWAALLVLGAAGFVLFVWQAVQQPATAWPPDGALVVLTGGKGRIHAAMDLASQHPERPWLISGVGPGATLDSLERMAHQSLPEQARSRLTLGRQADSTYSNAGETARWAVENHVDHVVLVTAGYHMARACLELNRAAPDLLVTPWPVQPEQFYSHASTTRKMRLMATEYIKYLAALIRPWTQSWAPVPTRMPETLRMLLGH comes from the coding sequence GTGAACGCGCCTTTGGCCTTTTTAAAACGCTTGGCGCACGGGGCGTTGAAAACACTTTTGGCGGCCTGGGCGGCCTTGTTGGTTCTGGGGGCAGCTGGTTTTGTGTTGTTTGTCTGGCAAGCTGTCCAGCAACCTGCCACGGCCTGGCCGCCTGATGGCGCCCTTGTGGTGCTGACGGGCGGCAAGGGACGCATCCATGCTGCCATGGACCTGGCCAGTCAACACCCTGAACGACCTTGGCTGATTTCTGGGGTTGGACCCGGCGCCACTCTGGATAGCTTGGAACGCATGGCCCACCAGTCGCTGCCAGAGCAGGCTCGCAGCCGCCTGACCTTGGGCCGCCAGGCTGACAGTACTTACAGCAACGCTGGTGAAACCGCCCGCTGGGCTGTTGAAAACCATGTTGACCATGTGGTTTTGGTGACGGCTGGTTACCACATGGCACGGGCCTGCCTGGAACTGAACCGGGCTGCTCCTGACCTTCTGGTGACGCCCTGGCCCGTGCAGCCAGAACAGTTTTACAGCCATGCCAGCACAACCCGCAAAATGCGCCTGATGGCCACTGAATACATCAAGTACCTTGCAGCCCTCATCAGGCCCTGGACACAGTCCTGGGCGCCTGTTCCCACGCGGATGCCTGAAACGTTGCGCATGTTGCTGGGCCATTGA